The Acinonyx jubatus isolate Ajub_Pintada_27869175 chromosome D1, VMU_Ajub_asm_v1.0, whole genome shotgun sequence genome includes a window with the following:
- the HRAS gene encoding GTPase HRas isoform X2: MTEYKLVVVGAGGVGKSALTIQLIQNHFVDEYDPTIEDSYRKQVVIDGETCLLDILDTAGQEEYSAMRDQYMRTGEGFLCVFAINNTKSFEDIHQYREQIKRVKDSDDVPMVLVGNKCDLAARTVESRQAQDLARSYGIPYIETSAKTRQGVEDAFYTLVREIRQHKVRKLSPPDEGGPGCMSCKCLLS, encoded by the exons ATGACGGAATATAAGCTCGTGGTGGTGGGCGCTGGAGGTGTGGGGAAGAGTGCCCTGACCATCCAGCTCATCCAGAACCACTTCGTGGACGAGTATGACCCCACCATCGAG GACTCCTATCGGAAGCAAGTGGTTATTGATGGCGAGACGTGCCTACTGGACATTTTGGACACGGCGGGCCAGGAGGAGTATAGCGCCATGCGGGACCAGTACATGCGCACTGGAGAAGGCTTCCTCTGTGTGTTTGCCATCAACAATACCAAGTCCTTTGAGGACATCCACCAGTACAG GGAGCAAATCAAGCGAGTGAAGGACTCCGATGACGTGCCCATGGTGTTGGTGGGGAACAAGTGTGACCTGGCCGCGCGCACCGTGGAGTCCCGGCAGGCGCAGGACCTTGCCCGCAGCTACGGCATCCCGTACATCGAGACGTCGGCCAAGACTCGCCAG GGGGTGGAGGACGCCTTCTACACGCTGGTCCGAGAGATCCGGCAACACAAGGTGCGGAAGCTGAGCCCGCCCGACGAGGGCGGCCCCGGCTGCATGAGCTGCAAGTGCCTGCTCTCCTGA
- the HRAS gene encoding GTPase HRas isoform X1 → MTEYKLVVVGAGGVGKSALTIQLIQNHFVDEYDPTIEDSYRKQVVIDGETCLLDILDTAGQEEYSAMRDQYMRTGEGFLCVFAINNTKSFEDIHQYREQIKRVKDSDDVPMVLVGNKCDLAARTVESRQAQDLARSYGIPYIETSAKTRQGSRSGSGSSSGTPVTQRPLVLGWRTPSTRWSERSGNTRCGS, encoded by the exons ATGACGGAATATAAGCTCGTGGTGGTGGGCGCTGGAGGTGTGGGGAAGAGTGCCCTGACCATCCAGCTCATCCAGAACCACTTCGTGGACGAGTATGACCCCACCATCGAG GACTCCTATCGGAAGCAAGTGGTTATTGATGGCGAGACGTGCCTACTGGACATTTTGGACACGGCGGGCCAGGAGGAGTATAGCGCCATGCGGGACCAGTACATGCGCACTGGAGAAGGCTTCCTCTGTGTGTTTGCCATCAACAATACCAAGTCCTTTGAGGACATCCACCAGTACAG GGAGCAAATCAAGCGAGTGAAGGACTCCGATGACGTGCCCATGGTGTTGGTGGGGAACAAGTGTGACCTGGCCGCGCGCACCGTGGAGTCCCGGCAGGCGCAGGACCTTGCCCGCAGCTACGGCATCCCGTACATCGAGACGTCGGCCAAGACTCGCCAG GGCAGCcgctctggctctggctccagCTCCGGGACCCCCGTGACCCAGCGGCCCCTAGTGCT GGGGTGGAGGACGCCTTCTACACGCTGGTCCGAGAGATCCGGCAACACAAGGTGCGGAAGCTGA